The proteins below are encoded in one region of Zootoca vivipara chromosome 10, rZooViv1.1, whole genome shotgun sequence:
- the SLC26A4 gene encoding pendrin, translating into MAAGGGGGGDGALPDLSRYVVSRPVYNEPTFQEENERKLVVPKTLRERVQKTCSCSRRKAIQITKTLFPILEWLPKYRVKEWLLSDIISGVSTGLVATLQGLAYALLVAVPVGYGLYSAFFPILTYFFLGTSRHISVGPFPVVSLMVGSVVLSMAPDEKFHMVSSNVTGLNQTVIDITSRDAERVLIASTITFLVGILQLVFGFLQIGFIVRYLADPLVGGFTTAAAFQVFVSQLKIVLNVPTQNYNGILSIIYTLIDIFKNIGLTNIADLIAGLLTIVICMVVKEINDRFRHKIPVPIPIEVIVTIVAAGISYGVDLEKKYNAGIVKSIPSGFLPPEPPAVSMFGDMIASAFSIAIVAYAIAVSVGKVYATKYDYAIDGNQEFIAFGISNIFSGAFSCFVATTALSRTAVQESTGGKTQIAGIISAGIVLIAIVALGKLLEPLQKSVLAAVVIANLKGMFMQIFDVPRLWRQSKADAMIWVFTCVSSIILGLDLGLLAGLVFALLTVVLRVQFPSWGSLGSVPGTDLYKNIKEYKNVVEPEGVKILKFSSPIFYANIDGLRSSIKSTVGFDAMRVYNKRLKALRKIQKLIKKGKLKATKNGIISDSGRTNEAFEFDEDPEDPEDLDVPTREVEIQVDWNAELPVKVNVPKVSLHSLIFDFGAVSFMDVVAVRVMKTIVKEFERIDVKVYIASHLEHIIKTLDHCAFFDDSVQKDMFFLTVHDAVLHIQNESMQRDIQDPIFEKISLMQESKEPIEFTETNQNEELDVQEEAMRRLAS; encoded by the exons ATGGccgcaggtggtggtggtggaggcgaTGGAGCCCTCCCGGATCTCAGTCGCTATGTGGTGTCCCGTCCCGTGTACAATGAGCCTACCTTTcaagaggagaatgagaggaaATTGGTGGTGCCCAAAACACTCCGGGAACGAGTCCAGAAAACTTGCAG CTGTTCAAGAAGAAAAGCCATTCAGATAACCAAGACCTTGTTCCCTATTTTGGAATGGCTGCCCAAGTACAGAGTGAAGGAATGGCTCCTCAGCGATATAATTTCTGGTGTCAGTACAGGACTTGTGGCTACTTTACAAG GCTTGGCGTATGCACTACTGGTTGCAGTTCCTGTTGGATATGGTCTCTACTCTGCTTTTTTCCCCATCCTGACATACTTCTTCTTGGGAACATCAAGACACATCTCAGTTG GACCTTTTCCAGTGGTCAGTTTGATGGTGGGCTCAGTAGTACTGAGCATGGCACCTGATGAAAAATTCCACATGGTCAGCAGTAACGTGACAGGGCTGAACCAAACAGTTATAGATATCACATCAAGAGATGCAGAGAGAGTGCTCATTGCCAGCACCATCACTTTTTTGGTTGGAATTCTCCAG ctaGTGTTCGGATTTCTTCAGATTGGCTTTATTGTGAGATATCTTGCTGATCCACTGGTTGGGGGTTTTACAACTGCTGCAGCATTTCAAGTGTTTGTTTCACAGCTGAAGATAGTCTTAAATGTCCCAACCCAAAACTACAATGGGATCCTTTCCATAATCTAT acccttattgatatatttaaaaatattggaCTCACCAACATTGCTGATCTCATTGCTGGCCTGCTGACCATCGTTATTTGTATGgtagtcaaggaaataaatgatcGGTTCAGACACAAGATCCCTGTTCCTATTCCTATAGAAGTGATTGTG ACAATAGTCGCCGCTGGCATTTCATATGGTGTTGACCTGGAGAAAAAGTACAATGCAGGCATTGTTAAATCTATTCCCAGTGG atttttGCCTCCCGAACCTCCAGCGGTCAGCATGTTTGGGGACATGATAGCATCTGCTTTTTCCATTGCCATTGTTGCTTATGCAATAGCTGTGTCTGTGGGCAAAGTGTATGCAACCAAATATGACTATGCTATTGATGGAAATCAG GAATTTATTGCCTTTGGGATCAGCAATATTTTTTCAGGGGCCTTCTCTTGCTTCGTTGCCACCACTGCTCTGTCCCGCACAGCAGTCCAAGAAAGCACTGGTGGGAAAACCCAG ATTGCTGGAATAATCTCAGCTGGAATCGTACTGATTGCCATTGTAGCCTTGGGGAAACTGCTTGAACCTTTGCAGAAG tcTGTGTTGGCAGCTGTGGTCATTGCCAACTTGAAAGGGATGTTCATGCAAATATTTGATGTACCCcgtctgtggaggcagagcaaggcAGATGCT atgaTCTGGGTTTTCACATGTGTATCGTCCATCATTCTGGGACTAGATTTGGGGTTACTTGCTGGTCTGGTGTTTGCACTGCTGACGGTTGTCCTGAGAGTTCAATT tcCTTCCTGGGGTAGCCTTGGCAGCGTTCCTGGCACAGACctatataagaacataaaagaatacaaaaat GTGGTTGAACCAGAAGGAGTGAAGATTCTCAAATTTTCAAGTCCAATCTTTTATGCTAACATTGATGGCTTGAGAAGCAGCATCAAATCCACT GTGGGATTTGATGCCATGCGGGTATATAACAAGAGGCTAAAGGCTCTGAGGAAGATACAGAAGCTAATCAAGAAGGGAAAATTGAAAGCGACCAAA AATGGTATCATCAGCGATTCTGGTAGGACTAATGAAGCATTTGAATTTGATGAGGACCCAGAAGATCCTGAAGATCTTGATGTTCCAACTAGAGAAGTAGAAATTCAGGTGGACTGGAATGCAGAACTCCCCGTCAAAGTCAATGTTCCCAAAGTGTCTCTTCACAGTCTGATTTTCGACTTTGGAGCTGTATCTTTCATGGATGTAGTAGCAGTGAGAGTTATGAAAACA attGTCAAAGAATTTGAAAGGATTGATGTGAAAGTGTACATCGCGTCACATTTAG AGCACATTATCAAAACACTGGACCACTGTGCATTTTTTGATGATAGCGTTCAAAAGGATATGTTTTTCCTGACTGTGCATGATGCCGTACTCCACATACAGAATGAGAGCATGCAGAGAGACATCCAGGATCCTATATTTGAAAAG ATTTCACTAATGCAGGAGTCAAAGGAACCGATAGAATTCACAGAAACAAACCAGAACGAAGAGCTTGATGTTCAGGAAGAG GCTATGCGTAGGCTTGCTTCATGA